The Anabrus simplex isolate iqAnaSimp1 chromosome 1, ASM4041472v1, whole genome shotgun sequence genome window below encodes:
- the LOC136858082 gene encoding 26S proteasome non-ATPase regulatory subunit 11 — protein MAGALLVDSPNYSAVSDNYLSNGTLGDKDDIRDRELLILRLGEQYKREGKTKELSQLIKDSKPFLSLISKAKAAKLVRTLLGLYLTSSANPEAKVLLCNECIDWAKSEKIIFLQHFLETQLIVLYNEAGMFSNALALSTTLLQHLKKLEDKHLVVEVQLSESKTFYALSNLPRALASLTSARAAANGIYCPPELQAALDMQSGIIHAAHDQDFKTAFSYFCEALEVYNSIENPKALIALKYMLLSKIMLNDPGDIHHLLNTKLTLKYTGRDIEAMKSVAEATRKRSLAAFQLSLETYKDELENDEVIRTHLKTLYEDMLTHNLCRIIEPYSRVQVSYISEAINLSAHEVEKKLSQMILDKRFNGILDQGSGVLISFPEKPVDRNYDATLPIVQSMLKVVETLYQKALKI, from the coding sequence ATGGCCGGTGCTTTGTTGGTTGACAGTCCTAATTACTCAGCAGTTTCAGATAATTATTTATCCAATGGAACATTGGGAGATAAAGATGACATTAGGGATAGAGAGCTGTTGATTCTTCGCTTGGGTGAACAGTATAAGAGAGAAGGGAAAACTAAAGAGCTGTCTCAATTAATCAAAGATAGCAAACCATTCCTCAGTCTAATAAGTAAGGCAAAAGCAGCAAAGTTGGTGAGAACTTTACTTGGCTTATATTTGACTTCGAGTGCTAATCCTGAAGCAAAAGTGCTATTGTGTAATGAATGTATTGACTGGGCCAAGTcagaaaaaataattttccttcagCACTTTCTTGAGACACAACTCATTGTTCTGTACAATGAAGCAGGCATGTTTTCAAATGCACTTGCTCTTAGTACTACTCTCCTTCAGCATCTCAAAAAGTTGGAGGATAAACATCTTGTTGTAGAGGTTCAGCTTTCTGAAAGTAAGACGTTTTATGCATTAAGTAATCTTCCCAGGGCACTAGCATCTTTGACATCTGCAAGAGCTGCAGCAAATGGAATCTATTGCCCCCCGGAACTTCAAGCAGCTTTAGATATGCAGTCTGGAATAATTCATGCTGCTCATGATCAAGATTTTAAAACAGCTTTTTCATACTTTTGTGAAGCACTTGAAGTTTATAACAGTATTGAGAATCCTAAGGCACTCATTGCTTTGAAGTATATGTTACTATCTAAAATAATGCTTAATGACCCTGGTGATATACATCATTTACTGAACACAAAACTGACTCTCAAATATACAGGGCGTGATATTGAAGCCATGAAGTCTGTTGCTGAGGCTACCCGGAAGAGATCATTGGCGGCTTTTCAACTGTCACTGGAGACGTACAAGGATGAACTGGAGAATGATGAAGTAATTCGTACACATCTAAAAACTTTGTATGAGGACATGCTAACGCATAATTTGTGTCGAATTATAGAACCATATTCAAGAGTTCAGGTAAGTTACATCTCGGAAGCCATCAATTTATCAGCTCATGAAGTGGAAAAGAAGTTATCCCAGATGATCTTGGATAAACGTTTTAATGGAATTCTGGACCAGGGTAGTGGTGTCCTTATCTCTTTCCCTGAAAAGCCTGTGGATAGGAATTATGATGCAACATTGCCAATTGTTCAGAGCATGTTAAAAGTAGTTGAAACGCTGTATCAGAAGGCATTAAAAATTTAA